From a single Rutidosis leptorrhynchoides isolate AG116_Rl617_1_P2 chromosome 5, CSIRO_AGI_Rlap_v1, whole genome shotgun sequence genomic region:
- the LOC139849967 gene encoding uncharacterized protein yields the protein MRSSQEKWFGSIVYASNNGKERRKLWQDLEIQSRISKGMPWVIIGDFNVTRKANEHTAGGSFVTEDMQEFNDCLNSIEADDSGSVGFHYTWTRSLKNHNCGILKKLDRILINEEFLTKFPQASGIFLLYIISDHSPAVVRLTNNLVKPSKAFRFMNYVAFKDDFMDTVEKEWAKDIEGYAMFRLVKKLNILKEA from the coding sequence ATGAGGAGTAGTCAAGAGAAGTGGTTTGGAAGTATAGTCTATGCTAGTAATAATGGCAAGGAAAGAAGGAAGTTGTGGCAGGATTTGGAGATACAGAGTAGGATATCTAAGGGGATGCCTTGGGTCATTATAGGTGACTTTAATGTGACTAGGAAAGCAAATGAGCATACTGCAGGAGGTTCTTTTGTCACAGAAGATATGCAGGAGTTCAATGATTGCTTAAATAGTATTGAAGCGGATGATTCGGGTAGTGTTGGTTTTCATTACACTTGGACAAGGTCATTAAAGAATCATAATTGTGGTATCTTGAAAAAGTTGGACAGAATTCTCATTAATGAAGAATTTTTAACTAAATTTCCTCAAGCTTCTGGTATATTTCTTCTTTATATCATATCTGATCATAGCCCTGCAGTGGTGAGGTTAACTAACAATTTAGTCAAGCCAAGTAAAGCCTTTAGATTCATGAATTATGTGGCATTCAAAGATGATTTTATGGATACTGTTGAGAAAGAATGGGCTAAGGATATTGAAGGGTATGCCATGTTTAGACTTGTTAAGAAGTTGAATATCTTAAAAGAAGCATGA